From Daphnia pulicaria isolate SC F1-1A chromosome 4, SC_F0-13Bv2, whole genome shotgun sequence, one genomic window encodes:
- the LOC124337099 gene encoding uncharacterized protein LOC124337099 isoform X1, with protein MACLSAIRLGIFVLAVSNYALAVLTVEQQLVEMQQHFAELKSVLTAKDIQLEEFKQQHKKSVEKLGDQLTHLEAEASQMKAQLAEMDAQTRQQKSLPTAQQSRSESNNKHSFELEDENASVLRQGKLKIPRSCADLKTIGQPSSGINLIIGAKYIETVLCDFRKQPNDPSFQTFIGYAEIKSSPTYFYVQKNRSFDKKNTPLPFEVAQVNIGGAMDLPSGKFTAPRAGIYFFSFSGLVQFPESSTLVFSYGARLLLNGKEVGRGWVEEANTKATQNSPLTLQSTLNLQAGDKVWVELTAWESYGEYLYDDPSHYTHFSGLLLSEEISRSIKTA; from the exons ATGGCTTGCCTCTCCGCAATCCGTTTAGGAATTTTCGTATTGGCTGTGTCGAACTACGCTCTTGCTGTCCTCACCGTAGAGCAACAACTGGTAGAGATGCAACAACATTTC GCGGAATTGAAGAGCGTTTTGACAGCGAAAGATATTCAGTTAGAAGAATTTAAGCAACAGCAT aaaaaaagtgtGGAAAAATTAGGAGACCAACTAACTCATTTGGAAGCAGAAGCGTCACAAATGAAAGCTCAGCTTGCTGAAATGGATGCTCAAACGAgacaacaaaaatcacttcCAACCGCTCAACAGAGCCGAAGTGAAAGCAACAATAAACATAGCTTTGAATTAGAAGATGAGAACGCTAGTGTTCTCAGGCAGGGAAAACTGAAAATTCCACGATCATGTGCGGATTTAAAGACAATAGGACAGCCTTCCAGCGGAATCAACTTGATTATCGGAGCTAAATATATCGAAACTGTTTTATGCGACTTCCGTAAACAGCCAAACGATCCTA GTTTCCAGACGTTTATTGGCTATGCTGAAATTAAGTCATCGCCTACctatttctacgtccagaaAAACCGATCTTTCGATAAGAAAAACACTCCCCTTCCATTCGAAGTTGCTCAGGTCAATATCGGAGGAGCTATGGATTTACCATCAGGGAAATTCACGGCTCCTCGCGCGGGAATttactttttctccttctctgGACTTGTGCAATTCCCGGAATCGTCAACGCTCGTCTTCAGTTACGGGGCACGTCTGCTGTTGAACGGCAAAGAAGTCGGGAGAGGATGGGTTGAAGAGGCCAATACCAAAGCAACTCAAAACAGTCCGCTAACACTGCAATCTACATTGAATTTACAAGCGGGAGATAAAGTTTGGGTAGAGCTCACGGCGTGGGAATCGTATGGAGAGTATCTCTATGACGACCCTTCCCATTACACTCACTTTTCGGGATTGCTTCTATCTGAAGAAATTTCACGCTCGATTAAGACGGCTTAA
- the LOC124337099 gene encoding uncharacterized protein LOC124337099 isoform X2 — protein MQQHFAELKSVLTAKDIQLEEFKQQHKKSVEKLGDQLTHLEAEASQMKAQLAEMDAQTRQQKSLPTAQQSRSESNNKHSFELEDENASVLRQGKLKIPRSCADLKTIGQPSSGINLIIGAKYIETVLCDFRKQPNDPSFQTFIGYAEIKSSPTYFYVQKNRSFDKKNTPLPFEVAQVNIGGAMDLPSGKFTAPRAGIYFFSFSGLVQFPESSTLVFSYGARLLLNGKEVGRGWVEEANTKATQNSPLTLQSTLNLQAGDKVWVELTAWESYGEYLYDDPSHYTHFSGLLLSEEISRSIKTA, from the exons ATGCAACAACATTTC GCGGAATTGAAGAGCGTTTTGACAGCGAAAGATATTCAGTTAGAAGAATTTAAGCAACAGCAT aaaaaaagtgtGGAAAAATTAGGAGACCAACTAACTCATTTGGAAGCAGAAGCGTCACAAATGAAAGCTCAGCTTGCTGAAATGGATGCTCAAACGAgacaacaaaaatcacttcCAACCGCTCAACAGAGCCGAAGTGAAAGCAACAATAAACATAGCTTTGAATTAGAAGATGAGAACGCTAGTGTTCTCAGGCAGGGAAAACTGAAAATTCCACGATCATGTGCGGATTTAAAGACAATAGGACAGCCTTCCAGCGGAATCAACTTGATTATCGGAGCTAAATATATCGAAACTGTTTTATGCGACTTCCGTAAACAGCCAAACGATCCTA GTTTCCAGACGTTTATTGGCTATGCTGAAATTAAGTCATCGCCTACctatttctacgtccagaaAAACCGATCTTTCGATAAGAAAAACACTCCCCTTCCATTCGAAGTTGCTCAGGTCAATATCGGAGGAGCTATGGATTTACCATCAGGGAAATTCACGGCTCCTCGCGCGGGAATttactttttctccttctctgGACTTGTGCAATTCCCGGAATCGTCAACGCTCGTCTTCAGTTACGGGGCACGTCTGCTGTTGAACGGCAAAGAAGTCGGGAGAGGATGGGTTGAAGAGGCCAATACCAAAGCAACTCAAAACAGTCCGCTAACACTGCAATCTACATTGAATTTACAAGCGGGAGATAAAGTTTGGGTAGAGCTCACGGCGTGGGAATCGTATGGAGAGTATCTCTATGACGACCCTTCCCATTACACTCACTTTTCGGGATTGCTTCTATCTGAAGAAATTTCACGCTCGATTAAGACGGCTTAA
- the LOC124337221 gene encoding histone H3, with translation MARTKQTARKSTGGKAPRKQLATKAARKSAPATGGVKKPHRYRPGTVALREIRRYQKSTELLIRKLPFQRLVREIAQDFKTDLRFQSSAVMALQEASEAYLVGLFEDTNLCAIHAKRVTIMPKDIQLARRIRGERA, from the coding sequence ATGGCTCGTACCAAGCAAACCGCTCGCAAATCCACCGGTGGCAAGGCGCCCCGCAAACAGTTGGCCACTAAAGCTGCTCGCAAGAGTGCACCGGCCACTGGAGGAGTCAAGAAACCCCATCGTTATCGTCCCGGCACCGTCGCCCTTCGTGAGATCCGTCGCTACCAAAAGTCGACCGAGCTTCTGATCCGCAAGTTGCCATTCCAGCGCTTGGTCAGAGAAATCGCCCAGGATTTCAAGACCGACTTGCGTTTCCAGAGCTCGGCCGTCATGGCCCTGCAGGAGGCCAGCGAAGCTTACTTGGTGGGTCTTTTCGAAGACACCAACTTGTGTGCCATCCACGCTAAGCGAGTCACCATCATGCCAAAAGACATCCAACTCGCTCGCCGTATCCGTGGTGAACGTGCTTAA
- the LOC124337305 gene encoding histone H4: MTGRGKGGKGLGKGGAKRHRKVLRDNIQGITKPAIRRLARRGGVKRISGLIYEETRGVLKVFLENVIRDAVTYTEHAKRKTVTAMDVVYALKRQGRTLYGFGG; this comes from the coding sequence ATGACTGGTCGCGGTAAAGGAGGAAAAGGACTCGGCAAAGGAGGCGCCAAACGTCATCGCAAAGTTTTGCGTGACAACATCCAAGGTATCACCAAGCCGGCCATCCGTCGTCTTGCTCGCCGTGGTGGTGTGAAGCGTATCTCTGGTCTCATCTACGAGGAAACCCGCGGTGTTTTAAAGGTGTTTCTCGAGAACGTGATTCGTGACGCCGTCACCTACACTGAACACGCCAAAAGGAAGACTGTGACGGCCATGGATGTCGTCTACGCGCTGAAACGGCAGGGCCGCACTCTGTACGGCTTCGGCGGTTAA
- the LOC124337257 gene encoding histone H2B.3: protein MPPKVSGKAAKKAGKAQKNIAKGDKKKKRKRKESYAIYIYKVLKQVHPDTGISSKAMTIMNSFVNDIFERIAGESSRLAHYNKRSTITSREIQTAVRLLLPGELAKHAVSEGTKAVTKYTSTK, encoded by the coding sequence ATGCCCCCCAAAGTTAGTGGAAAAGCTGCGAAGAAGGCCGGCAAGGCCCAGAAGAACATTGCCAAaggagacaagaagaagaagcgcaagaGGAAGGAGAGCTACGCCATTTACATCTACAAAGTGTTGAAGCAGGTCCACCCAGACACTGGCATTTCCTCCAAAGCCATGACCATCATGAACAGCTTTGTCAACGACATTTTCGAGCGCATCGCTGGAGAATCGTCCCGTCTTGCCCACTACAACAAGCGTTCGACCATCACTAGCCGGGAAATCCAGACGGCCGTCCGTCTGCTTTTGCCCGGTGAGTTGGCCAAGCACGCCGTGTCTGAAGGCACCAAGGCAGTGACCAAGTACACCAGCACCAAGTAG
- the LOC124337249 gene encoding histone H2A, translating into MSGRGKGGKVKGKSKTRSSRAGLQFPVGRIHRMLRKGSYAERVGAGAPVYLAAVMEYLAAEVLELAGNAARDNKKTRIIPRHLQLAIRNDEELNKLLSGVTIAQGGVLPNIQAVLLPKKTDKPAKA; encoded by the coding sequence ATGTCTGGTCGTGGCAAAGGAGGCAAAGTAAAGGGAAAGTCAAAGACCCGTTCCAGCAGGGCCGGACTTCAATTCCCCGTCGGTCGTATCCATCGAATGCTCCGCAAGGGCTCATACGCTGAACGCGTTGGTGCCGGTGCCCCCGTCTACTTGGCTGCCGTCATGGAGTACTTGGCCGCTGAGGTTCTCGAGTTAGCCGGTAACGCCGCCCGTGACAACAAGAAGACCCGTATCATCCCTCGTCACTTACAATTGGCTATCCGCAACGACGAAGAGTTGAACAAACTTCTCTCCGGTGTTACAATTGCCCAGGGTGGTGTGTTGCCTAATATCCAGGCCGTTCTCTTGCCCAAGAAGACCGACAAACCCGCCAAGGCTTAA
- the LOC124337231 gene encoding uncharacterized protein LOC124337231 produces MAIATAVHYLSSIDSSPCNQFVIMINYGVVLLLGRPRVYRCLLDTVAPSSPKRLSTTLRLPSTTPSKLQTTSPRLQLITPQRGQKLHRSAQVLLCPELLHAAAPSYYVGPKYYTEAPVYYTTTNAAP; encoded by the exons ATGGCAATAGCAACTGCAGTGCACTATTTGTCATCAATTGATTCTTCACCGTGTAATCAGTTCGTAATCatga TTAATTATGGcgttgtgctgctgttgggtcgACCGCgagtgtaccgatgtctcctggataCGGTGGCCCCGAGTTCACCAAAGCGCCTGAGTACTACAttgaggctcccaagtactacaccatcaaagctccaga CTACttcaccgaggctccagcttattacGCCACAACGCGGTCAAaaactacaccgaagcgcccaagtattactctgccccgaatTACTTCACGCGGctgctccttcgtactacgttggaccgaaatactacactgaggctccagtttactacactacAACTAACGCTGCACCTTGA
- the LOC124337715 gene encoding uncharacterized protein LOC124337715, with product MEKACGNSACRNTFICHNDKKKFCSNRCYPSVIARAAAKQASRNGALAGATNRASLDTVRTTPAHTPAPTYYETPDDTSTRKTRDDSWIPSPHSGCSPPTARFGRPRRDPAPSANFPLAGIDAPHPALFPSHARPQPTPPATRRAPAPPTINLPACVSHQGPVVPYQPISSPHSPLGTSPTTNSGASSPSLELGVDDLDGSLPDEEDGPTPANLFYEHWAPIIMECSSRTELDTIASDLAADWHSRTSKDDPPSSEASRPPRPPRTSPQRSNTHRHQSRQQQQIRQKNNAKRWEAASKLQALFKRYPKRAVRKVLGETSQCYTGSIESATLFLKATYEQPRPPEADIMVAKAAYDACSWAPLSDDDLSLLSLPPSSQEVAHKLKRASNTSPGADGVEYKDILRLDPFGRLLELLYAAVWLYGIPACWKSARTIPVYKKGPTDDYGNFRPISLLSTIYKLFSSSIASRLTAVASDNDWLSFEQKGFLPGVHGIQEHTMLLESAIEQAKLKKSRLTICWLDLANAFGSLPHDFLHQLFQSLPIPTELRDILTDIYTNSIFQFVVNKELVTVHPTSGVRQGDGLSSIIFNLAAEPLIRCAKDPTNQGFNLFGSLLKATAYAGDLSLIGSSSDQLQPTHDAMLAVAAKLGLRFNVAKCSFLSLSKGKATNSSLLHIHGTSLRCLEEGESECYLGVPMGTRLTFRPVCDLPDKLIKVADSDLAPWQKLEVYRAHLLPSLSHHLATGRVLRGFLNEMDARCAEFLRFVANVPHTAHNGFLYSDRRAGGLGASQLAKDSDIWIIARATQLLDSNDPVVRLTARAQLSQNISRGFDGKPPDPLPLSNYLSGSLEGGLYDTRFYKCGSNTWSRARKSARRLEVRIDVSGDESTKVIADDVSCLSLKAVRGLRTVIRKRWTISLTNALHQGRIARGLLLDPSNDVARLSSHRTCLSFNEWNLIHKSRLGLLPLLGNPGCSAPNTKCRRCKVDAETTSHVTSHCRSNLPAIGRRHDLVLAEIVKTITRAGHAASVNRVFPGSTLRPDIVIFSTDPPTIIDLTITFDAPESLDAGHARKIEKYSCLGLTLPFVIGALGSWLPSNNEVAVALNIPPAPWRRLRRKCRLMAIQGSVSIIHHHIRGHGDDQEAYTPAP from the coding sequence ATGGAGAAAGCCTGTGGCAACAGTGCCTGCAGAAATACCTTCATCTGCCACAACGACAAGAAGAAGTTTTGCTCCAACCGCTGCTACCCTTCTGTCATTGCCCGTGCGGCTGCTAAACAGGCCAGCAGGAATGGTGCCCTGGCTGGGGCAACTAACCGTGCCTCTTTGGATACTGTGAGGACTACACCTGCTCATACTCCTGCTCCAACCTACTACGAGACGCCCGATGACACCTCTACTCGTAAGACAAGGGACGATTCATGGATCCCATCACCACACTCGGGCTGCTCTCCCCCCACGGCACGCTTTGGCAGGCCCCGTCGGGATCCTGCTCCTTCGGCTAACTTCCCACTGGCAGGCATTGATGCACCACATCCGGCTCTTTTCCCTTCACACGCTAGGCCACAGCCAACGCCTCCAGCGACAAGACGAGCTCCTGCTCCACCTACCATCAATCTGCCAGCATGCGTCTCTCACCAAGGCCCTGTCGTTCCATACCagccaatttcttcgcctcactCTCCTCTCGGGACTTCGCCTACCACGAACTCCGGCGCTTCCAGTCCCTCTCTCGAACTAGGAGTAGACGATCTGGACGGCAGCTTGCCTGACGAAGAAGACGGTCCAACTCCTGCCAACCTCTTCTACGAACACTGGGCTCCCATAATCATGGAGTGCTCCTCCAGGACTGAGCTGGACACGATCGCATCTGATCTCGCTGCCGACTGGCACTCTCGCACTTCGAAAGACGACCCACCTAGCAGTGAGGCCTCTAGACCTCCTCGTCCTCCTCGTACGTCACCTCAAAGGTCCAACACGCATAGGCACCAGTCcaggcaacaacagcaaatccGTCAGAAGAACAATGCCAAGCGATGGGAGGCGGCCAGCAAACTCCAAGCACTCTTCAAAAGATACCCGAAGAGGGCCGTACGCAAGGTTCTGGGCGAGACATCGCAGTGCTACACTGGCTCCATCGAGTCCGCCACACTCTTCCTCAAGGCCACCTATGAGCAGCCTCGCCCTCCGGAAGCGGACATTATGGTAGCGAAAGCGGCGTACGACGCATGCTCTTGGGCCCCTCTGTCCGATGACGACCTCTCCTTGCTCTCACTTCCACCATCGAGCCAGGAGGTCGCACACAAGCTCAAACGGGCCTCCAATACTTCTCCTGGAGCTGACGGCGTTGAATACAAAGACATTCTTCGTCTGGACCCTTTTGGGCGGCTGCTTGAGCTCCTCTACGCTGCGGTCTGGCTCTACGGCATTCCTGCCTGTTGGAAATCGGCTCGCACCATCCCGGTATACAAGAAGGGCCCTACTGACGACTACGGCAATTTCAGGCCCATATCGCTGCTTTCCACCATATACAAGCTCTTCTCGAGCTCCATAGCATCCCGCCTTACCGCAGTCGCGTCCGACAATGACTGGTTGTCATTTGAACAGAAGGGCTTCCTTCCTGGGGTCCATGGAATACAAGAACACACCATGCTGCTGGAATCGGCCATCGAACAGGCCAAGCTCAAGAAAAGCCGACTCACCATCTGCTGGCTCGACCTTGCCAACGCCTTTGGCTCGCTCCCCCACGATTTCCTCCATCAACTCTTTCAGAGTCTTCCGATCCCGACAGAGCTCCGTGACATTCTCACTGACATCTACACCAACAGCATCTTCCAGTTTGTTGTCAACAAGGAACTGGTCACCGTTCATCCCACGTCCGGTGTCCGTCAGGGAGATGGACTAAGCTCCATCATCTTCAACCTTGCCGCTGAGCCCCTCATCCGCTGCGCCAAGGATCCTACCAACCAAGGCTTTAATCTCTTCGGCTCCCTGCTGAAGGCCACTGCTTACGCGGGTGACCTCTCCCTCATTGGATCCTCTTCTGATCAGCTTCAGCCTACTCATGACGCCATGCTTGCTGTGGCGGCGAAACTCGGGCTCAGGTTCAACGTCGCAAAATGCTCTTTCCTCTCCCTGTCCAAGGGTAAGGCCACCAACTCATCTCTCCTGCACATTCATGGCACCTCTCTTCGCTGCTTGGAGGAAGGAGAGAGCGAGTGCTACTTAGGAGTCCCCATGGGCACTCGTCTAACATTTCGACCCGTCTGTGATCTGCCCGACAAGCTGATTAAGGTCGCCGATTCTGACTTGGCGCCTTGGCAAAAACTGGAGGTTTACAGAGCCCACCTACTgccgtctctctctcatcatctCGCCACAGGGAGGGTCCTTCGCGGTTTTCTCAATGAGATGGATGCTCGCTGTGCCGAATTCCTCCGTTTCGTTGCCAACGTCCCCCACACTGCTCATAACGGCTTCCTCTATTCTGATCGCAGGGCTGGCGGCTTAGGTGCCTCTCAACTGGCAAAAGATTCGGACATCTGGATCATCGCTCGTGCCACTCAACTCCTCGATAGCAACGATCCGGTTGTCCGCCTCACTGCCAGAGCCCAGCTCAGCCAAAACATCTCCAGGGGATTCGACGGCAAGCCACCTGATCCGCTGCCTCTTTCTAACTACCTCTCTGGCTCGTTAGAAGGTGGACTCTATGACACCCGTTTCTACAAGTGCGGCTCCAATACCTGGTCCCGTGCCAGGAAATCAGCACGAAGACTTGAGGTTAGGATCGATGTATCCGGCGATGAATCGACCAAAGTGATCGCCGACGACGTCTCCTGCCTCTCTCTGAAAGCTGTAAGGGGCCTCCGCACAGTCATCCGGAAACGCTGGACAATCTCCCTCACGAATGCCTTGCATCAGGGCAGGATAGCAAGGGGGCTACTACTTGACCCATCTAACGACGTTGCCCGCCTCTCATCTCATCGGACCTGCCTCTCATTCAACGAGTGGAATCTCATCCACAAGAGCCGCCTCGGCCTGCTTCCGCTCCTCGGGAATCCTGGTTGCTCTGCTCCCAACACCAAGTGCAGGAGATGCAAGGTCGATGCCGAGACTACCTCACACGTGACCAGCCATTGCCGCAGTAATCTTCCGGCCATTGGCCGCCGACACGACCTTGTGCTGGCGGAAATTGTGAAAACCATCACCAGGGCCGGCCATGCAGCGTCTGTCAACAGAGTCTTCCCTGGCTCAACCCTGAGGCCGGACATAGTCATCTTCTCGACCGACCCACCAACAATAATTGATCTCACCATCACCTTCGACGCTCCTGAGTCCCTCGACGCTGGCCATGccagaaaaatagagaaatacaGCTGCCTGGGGTTAACTCTCCCCTTCGTTATTGGCGCCTTGGGATCCTGGCTCCCTTCAAACAACGAGGTTGCTGTCGCCCTCAACATCCCCCCGGCTCCTTGGCGCCGCCTCCGGAGGAAGTGCCGTCTGATGGCTATCCAGGGATCTGTCTCCATTATTCATCACCACATCCGCGGACATGGGGATGACCAGGAAGCCTATACTCCAGCTCCTTAA